One genomic segment of Rhinolophus sinicus isolate RSC01 linkage group LG11, ASM3656204v1, whole genome shotgun sequence includes these proteins:
- the CACNG7 gene encoding voltage-dependent calcium channel gamma-7 subunit, producing MSHCSSRALTLLSSVFGACGLLLVGIAVSTDYWLYMEEGTVLPQNQTTEVKMALHAGLWRVCFFAGREKGRCVASEYFLEPEINLVTENTENILKTVRTATPFPMVSLFLVFTAFVISNIGHIRPQRTILAFVSGIFFILSGLSLVVGLVLYISSINDEVMNRPSSSEQYFHYRYGWSFAFAASSFLLKEGAGVMSVYLFTKRYAEEEMYRPHPAFYRPRLSDCSDYSGQFLQPEAWRRGRSPSDISSDVSIQMTQNYPPAIKYPDHLHISTSPC from the exons ATGAGTCACTGCAGCAGCCGCGCCCTGACCCTGCTGAGCAGCGTGTTCGGTGCGTGCGGCCTGCTGCTGGTGGGCATCGCGGTCAGCACTGACTACTGGCTGTACATGGAGGAGGGAACGGTGCTGCCGCAGAACCAGACCACGGAGGTCAAGATGGCGCTGCACGCCGGCCTCTGGCGCGTCTGCTTCTTCGCAG GCCGGGAGAAGGGTCGCTGCGTGGCCTCGGAATATTTCCTTGAACCGGAGATCAACTTGGTGACGGAAAACACAGAGAATATTCTGA agacAGTGCGCACAGCAACTCCCTTCCCCATGGTCAGCCTCTTCCTCGTGTTCACCGCCTTCGTCATCAGCAACATCGGCCACATCCGCCCACAGAGGACCATTCTGGCCTTCGTTTCTGGCATCTTCTTCATCTTATCGG GCCTCTCCTTGGTGGTGGGCTTGGTTCTTTACATTTCCAGCATCAATGACGAGGTCATGAACAGGCCCAGCAGCTCTGAGCAGTATTTCCACTATCGCTACGGGTGGTCTTTTGCCTTCGCTGCTTCCTCCTTCCTACTCAAAGAG GGGGCTGGCGTGATGTCCGTGTACTTGTTCACCAAGCGCTACGCCGAGGAGGAGATGTATCGCCCGCACCCAGCCTTCTACCGCCCGCGTCTCAGCGACTGCTCCGACTACTCGGGCCAGTTCCTGCAGCCGGAGGCGTGGCGCCGCGGCCGCAGCCCCTCCGACATCTCCAGCGACGTCTCCATTCAGATGACGCAGAACTACCCTCCCGCCATCAAGTATCCAGACCATCTGCACATCTCCACCTCACCCTGCTGA